In Notolabrus celidotus isolate fNotCel1 chromosome 8, fNotCel1.pri, whole genome shotgun sequence, a genomic segment contains:
- the apool gene encoding LOW QUALITY PROTEIN: MICOS complex subunit MIC27 (The sequence of the model RefSeq protein was modified relative to this genomic sequence to represent the inferred CDS: inserted 3 bases in 2 codons), giving the protein MAAKVALVAVPTVLGIASIRVYTVSEAPTDGLTSREKLNIYTPLPQSAVAQFVPEQPGLIQRGLTSARGHTTICPGCQGVHLVACVSVKRELVILYHGFPDVYYYLKDPPPXFLPRFGTITMAGLIGMFLARKGSRFKRVAVPMGLMSXGASVCYPAQAVAALKVTSKKVYSAGQWSGAAVSSLLTSKPKEPVAKEVAASQPEVSPVPNPESAVVSEPSEASSDQSTSVPEKEVESAESVPVSEEPIVSVVTDEVSSVTLTEISPDQTTTQANTDPAETTITSEEISAPIDSDASTPSLGSETAETAPVESAPVESAPTEPAQIEAAPVETVPVESAPVESAPVESAPIESAPAEPAQVESALVESAPAESAPAESSPFESAPVESAPVESAPAEPAQVESAPVESVSVESVPVESVPVESVPVESVPVESVPAEPAQVEVALVESAPVESSPVEAAPIDSVPSSEGLPAPEASGEPLVPIVESSEPTAAAVEETPTQTLTPPAPLQPDAENKQGGSGFKPDPALMDFGQSSPEDEDLYSTRS; this is encoded by the exons ATGGCGGCCAAG GTGGCCCTTGTGGCCGTCCCGACAGTGCTAGGCATAGCCTCCATCCGTGTGTACACCGTAAGTGAAGCCCCCACTGATGGACTCACCTCTCGAGAAAAG CTGAACATCTACACCCCCCTGCCACAGTCTGCCGTGGCTCAGTTTGTTCCAGAGCAGCCCGGTTTGATTCAGAGAGGGTTAACTTCAGCCAGAGGGCATACTACCATTTGTCCTGGCTGTCAAGGTGttcattt GGTTGCCTGTGTATCTGTGAAACGGGAACTCGTTATTCTATACCACG GATTCCCAGATGTGTATTATTACTTGAAAGACCCTCCCC GGTTTCTACCCAGATTTGGCACCATCACGATGGCTGGCTTGATCGGCATGTTCTTGGCACGGAAAG GATCTCGTTTCAAGAGGGTAGCTGTTCCGATGGGTCTGATGAG GGGAGCTTCAGTGTGCTATCCGGCCCAAGCTGTGGCTGCGCTAAAG GTGACAAGTAAGAAAGTATATTCTGCAGGCCAGTGGAgcggtgctgctgtgtcttcgCTGCTCACCTCAAAGCCCAAGGAGCCTGTCGCCAAAGAAGTAGCTGCCTCACAACCAGAG GTGTCTCCAGTGCCAAATCCAGAATCTGCAGTGGTAAGTGAACCTTCAGAGGCCAGCTCAGACCAGAGCACTTCAGTCCCTGAGAAAGAGGTGGAATCAGCTGAGTCTGTCCCCGTCTCTGAAGAACCGATTGTCTCTGTTGTAACAGACGAGGTGTCATCAGTCACACTCACAGAGATATCACCAGACCAGACCACTACACAGGCCAATACAG ATCCAGCAGAGACCACCATAACCTCAGAGGAAATATCTGCACCCATTGATAGCGATGCCTCCACACCGAGCTTAGGATCTGAAACAGCAGAGACTGCTCCAGTGGAGTCTGCTCCTGTTGAGTCTGCCCCAACAGAGCCTGCTCAGATTGAAGCTGCTCCAGTTGAAACTGTTCCGGTTGAGTCTGCCCCAGTCGAATCTGCTCCTGTAGAATCTGCTCCCATCGAGTCTGCCCCAGCAGAGCCTGCTCAGGTTGAATCTGCCCTCGTCGAGTCTGCCCCAGCAGAGTCTGCTCCAGCTGAGTCATCTCCCTTTGAGTCTGCTCCTGTAGAATCAGCTCCTGTCGAGTCTGCCCCTGCAGAGCCTGCTCAGGTTGAATCTGCCCCTGTGGAGTCTGTTTCAGTGGAGTCTGTTCCAG TGGAGTCTGTTCCAGTGGAGTCTGTTCCAGTGGAGTCTGTTCCAGTGGAGTCTGTCCCAGCAGAGCCTGCTCAGGTTGAAGTAGCTCTAGTTGAGTCTGCTCCAGTTGAGTCTTCTCCAGTGGAGGCTGCTCCAATTGACTCTGTTCCTTCCTCTGAAGGACTACCTGCTCCAGAGGCCTCAGGTGAACCATTAG TGCCCATTGTTGAATCATCTGAACCCACAGCAGCTGCTGTAGAGGAGACACCGACTCAGACACTAACACCACCCGCTCCTCTGCAGCCTGacgcagaaaacaaacaag GGGGCTCTGGTTTCAAGCCTGACCCTGCTCTGATGGACTTTGGTCAGTCTAGCCCAGAGGATGAAGACCTGTACAGCACACGCAGCTGA